A genomic window from Triticum urartu cultivar G1812 chromosome 7, Tu2.1, whole genome shotgun sequence includes:
- the LOC125521098 gene encoding putative pentatricopeptide repeat-containing protein At5g08310, mitochondrial, with the protein MALRRLAGASSPSFSFKSFTTVLPQAAETAPASPSYLAHHLLDEFSRPRASRDGERLRRLAAHLTAPAVESVIARLPSWRHALDFFRWADEQPGFRHSCYSFNAMASLLRRRQPAHLDRLAADALAAGCPMTPGALGFLLRCLGDAGLPDTAALVFDSARARLSCTPNSYTFNCLLDALAKAGRADDAEARLREMMVACGDGSVDKYTLTSLLQCYCNAGSPDDANDVFQRMSQHGWVDEHVLTMLAVAFSKWGKVDGAVELVGRMEVLAMRPSEKTLSVLVHGFAKQRRIDKAIEMFDKMSAYGYVADLPMYGVLIEGLCRQKQIGKALKIFEVMKSSEVVPDVRLLKNMIEAFIHEGDIATVSPFINENAGKLKPSDVTALYNVVLQGLVNHGQVEAAYQLLASRVRGVQGISDGLTVGANVFDTVQDVKPNSDSFNIVVCGLCKVKKLDDALALVKDMVGFGSKGKLLMFNDLIYELCNADRLDEGYKLFNQMKDLGVIPTEFTYNSLFYGICRRKDPNGASDLLREMCTNGHRPWIKNCTEMVQQLCFSGRITEALGFLEEMLKMGFLPDIVTYSAAMNGLCKTGEVDNALGLFRDISAKSYLPDVVAHNILINGFRLSGKLNEAQEIMEEMLEKGLFPSVVTYNLMIDVWCKSGNIEKAVDCLNKMVDEEKSPTIVTYTSLIDGLCGAGRPDEAIVLWHKMSDKNCAPNKIAYTAFLNGLCKCGRVETALTYYEEMMTKGFVLDTFSCLYFINALISNGNTTKGCELLKEVLQRDMTQGDDLKMVGLINKAVEVLSKDGRTSPEISILVEKGLISRAQTMGKKDGN; encoded by the coding sequence ATGgctctccgccgcctcgccggcgcGTCCTCGCCTTCCTTCTCCTTCAAGTCCTTCACTACTGTTCTCCCACAGGCAGCGGAGACCGCGCCCGCCTCCCCGTCCTACCTCGCCCACCACCTGCTCGACGAATTCTCCCGCCCGCGCGCCTCCCGCGACGGGGAGCGCCTCCGCCGCCTGGCCGCCCACCTCACCGCGCCCGCCGTGGAATCCGTCATCGCGCGGCTCCCCTCCTGGCGCCACGCGCTCGACTTCTTCCGCTGGGCCGACGAGCAGCCGGGCTTCCGCCACTCCTGCTACTCGTTCAACGCCATGGCCTCGCTCCTGCGGCGCCGCCAGCCCGCCCACCTCGACCGCCTTGCCGCCGACGCGCTCGCCGCGGGCTGCCCCATGACGCCCGGCGCGCTGGGGTTCCTCCTCCGCTGCCTCGGCGACGCCGGGCTTCCTGACACCGCCGCCCTCGTCTTTGACAGCGCGAGGGCGCGCCTTAGCTGCACTCCCAACTCTTACACCTTCAACTGCCTTCTTGACGCGCTGGCTAAGGCCGGCCGCGCAGACGATGCGGAGGCGAGGCTCCGGGAGATGATGGTGGCATGCGGCGATGGAAGTGTCGATAAGTACACCCTCACCTCGCTCCTGCAGTGCTACTGCAATGCAGGCAGCCCAGATGACGCCAACGACGTGTTCCAGAGGATGAGCCAGCATGGTTGGGTGGACGAGCATGTGCTGACGATGCTGGCGGTGGCGTTCAGCAAGTGGGGGAAGGTGGACGGGGCGGTTGAGCTCGTGGGGAGGATGGAAGTGTTGGCGATGAGGCCGAGTGAGAAGACACTTAGTGTGCTGGTCCATGGGTTTGCAAAACAGCGCAGGATCGACAAAGCCATTGAGATGTTTGACAAGATGTCTGCTTATGGTTATGTTGCTGATTTGCCAATGTACGGTGTGTTAATTGAGGGTCTCTGCAGGCAGAAGCAAATAGGAAAAGCGCTGAAAATATTTGAGGTGATGAAGAGCAGTGAGGTTGTTCCTGATGTCCGTTTACTCAAGAATATGATTGAGGCTTTCATTCATGAAGGAGATATAGCCACTGTTAGCCCGTTTATCAATGAAAATGCCGGGAAGTTAAAACCCAGTGATGTTACCGCACTGTACAATGTGGTTCTACAAGGGCTTGTTAACCACGGGCAGGTAGAAGCAGCTTATCAGTTGCTCGCCTCAAGGGTACGTGGTGTTCAGGGGATTAGTGATGGTTTGACTGTTGGTGCAAATGTGTTTGATACCGTGCAGGATGTGAAGCCAAACTCTGATTCCTTCAACATTGTTGTGTGCGGCCTTTGTAAGGTTAAGAAGCTGGATGATGCCTTAGCTCTCGTGAAGGATATGGTTGGCTTTGGCAGCAAGGGAAAGCTATTGATGTTTAATGATTTGATCTATGAGTTGTGCAATGCAGATAGGTTAGATGAAGGATACAAATTGTTTAACCAAATGAAGGATCTTGGTGTGATTCCCACGGAGTTCACATATAATTCATTATTTTATGGCATTTGCAGGAGAAAAGATCCAAATGGTGCTTCTGATTTACTGAGGGAGATGTGCACCAATGGACATAGACCATGGATAAAGAATTGCACAGAAATGGTGCAACAGCTTTGCTTTAGTGGCAGGATAACAGAAGCTCTTGGCTTTCTAGAAGAAATGCTCAAAATGGGTTTTCTTCCTGATATCGTGACATACTCCGCAGCCATGAATGGACTGTGTAAAACCGGTGAGGTGGACAATGCGTTAGGACTCTTCCGTGACATTTCTGCCAAATCTTATCTTCCTGATGTGGTAGCACATAATATCTTGATAAATGGGTTCCGTCTATCAGGTAAATTAAATGAGGCGCAAGAAATTATGGAAGAGATGTTGGAGAAGGGTCTGTTTCCGTCTGTTGTTACCTACAACCTTATGATCGATGTTTGGTGCAAGTCTGGCAATATTGAAAAAGCGGTTGATTGCTTAAATAAAATGGTTGATGAAGAGAAGTCGCCAACAATAGTTACATATACAAGCTTGATAGATGGACTCTGCGGTGCTGGAAGACCTGACGAAGCCATTGTTTTGTGGCACAAAATGAGTGATAAAAATTGTGCTCCAAATAAGATAGCGTATACTGCTTTTCTAAATGGATTGTGCAAGTGTGGTCGAGTAGAGACTGCACTGACCTACTATGAGGAGATGATGACGAAAGGTTTTGTGTTAGATACCTTTTCCTGCTTATATTTTATAAATGCTTTGATATCAAATGGGAATACAACTAAAGGATGTGAACTTTTGAAAGAGGTTCTTCAAAGGGACATGACACAGGGTGATGATTTGAAAATGGTAGGATTAATAAATAAAGCAGTTGAAGTGTTGTCTAAAGATGGAAGAACTTCTCCAGAGATAAGTATACTTGTAGAGAAAGGTTTAATTTCAAGGGCTCAAACTATGGGCAAGAAAGATGGAAACTGA
- the LOC125524187 gene encoding F-box protein At3g49450-like: MTKQQPPPPVQSPLPNPRRADLCRRPVRAPAEGAEPEEAMPPGGSGGEHGYGEPAAARGGRDEEDPSRSSHPPPSPLPPGLAVIPMASEMEKEKELKNVRQEEEVPAASFPADALMEILSRVPCRPLCRFKCVSKEWLALCSYSHTRKMSLQTMSGFFYNDHGLRFHNLSGKGPPMVDPDLSFLRSSYKHFCVTQCSTSLLLCKCWKVPYPKQLGWNSLPKGKTEQFFEWPEADEFDYVVCNPATQEWTSLPPIELPDHLPLFCPGKYFLGFDAAIPSRFVVFVPLNSSQTYGLSADMVYSSDTGGWTLTEHNDFSTYSISYFESTFLNNTMHFPTRYLEIVTVDMERKDWRKIKMPRGMTNEYGDVSIGKSQGRLFAWHIKDQGDYQLSIWVLENYDSGKWTLKCTVSCSKLFGTDCRENYESYSMFAIHPECNLIFLTDNKKKTLSYDMDNQEVHIICATGDFLEGLPYTPSFVEWTSDGH; encoded by the exons ATGACGAAACaacagccgccgccgcccgtccaaTCCCCCTTGCCAAACCCTCGACGAGCCGACCTGTGCCGCCGGCCGGTGAGAGCCCCTGCCGAGGGCGCCGAACCGGAGGAGGCGATGCCGCCAGGAGGTAGCGGAGGCGAGCACGGCTACGGGGAGCCGGCAGCCGCCCGCGGAGGCCGGGACGAGGAAGATCCATCCCGTTCTTCGCatccgccgccgtcgccgttgcCGCCTGGCCTCGCCGTCATTCCCATGGCATCTGAG atggagaaggagaaggaaCTGAAGAATGTGCGGCAGGAGGAGGAGGTTCCCGCGGCGAGCTTTCCGGCGGACGCTCTCATGGAGATCCTGTCACGCGTGCCCTGCAGGCCGCTGTGCCGCTTCAAGTGTGTGTCCAAAGAGTGGCTCGCCCTCTGCTCCTACTCCCACACCCGCAAGATGTCGCTGCAGACCATGTCCGGCTTCTTCTACAATGATCACGGCTTGCGTTTCCACAATTTGTCCGGAAAAGGTCCTCCCATGGTCGACCCCGACCTCTCTTTCTTGCGCAGCAGCTATAAGCATTTCTGTGTCACGCAATGCAGCACCAGCCTTCTCCTTTGCAAGTGCTGGAAAGTTCCCTATCCTAAGCAGCTCGGTTGGAATTCTCTTCCCAAAGGAAAAACCGAGCAATTTTTTGAATGGCCCGAGGCCGATGAATTCGATTACGTTGTCTGCAATCCTGCCACTCAGGAGTGGACTTCGTTGCCTCCTATAGAATTGCCTGATCACCTTCCGCTTTTCTGCCCAGGCAAATACTTTTTAGGTTTTGACGCGGCCATTCCTTCCCGCTTCGTCGTGTTTGTGCCCCTGAACTCATCTCAGACATATGGCCTGTCCGCGGACATGGTCTACTCATCAGATACAGGAGGATGGACTTTAACAGAGCACAATGATTTCAGTACATATTCAATTAGTTATTTTGAAAGCACCTTCCTGAATAACACTATGCATTTCCCTACTCGTTATTTGGAAATAGTCACAGTGGATATGGAAAGGAAAGATTGGAGGAAAATTAAAATGCCACGTGGCATGACAAATGAATATGGCGATGTTTCCATTGGGAAGTCCCAGGGACGCTTGTTTGCTTGGCATATAAAGGATCAAGGTGATTATCAACTCTCTATTTGGGTTCTTGAAAATTATGACAGCGGAAAGTGGACCTTAAAGTGTACTGTTAGCTGTTCCAAACTGTTTGGAACGGATTGTCGCGAAAATTACGAGTCCTACTCCATGTTCGCAATTCATCCAGAATGTAATTTGATTTTCCTTACTGACAATAAGAAGAAGACATTGTCATATGATATGGATAATCAGGAAGTGCATATTATCTGTGCTACTGGAGATTTCTTGGAAGGTCTACCTTACACTCCCTCTTTTGTGGAATGGACATCAGATGGTCACTAA